GAAGGTCTAAATCAATACTTATCAAATTTTAAATTATAAAAGGTGTTTCCTCTTAGGAAACACCTTTTTAAAAAGGAGGTGTTTTTAAATGACAACAAGTGAATTGTTGGGAGTTGCTCTAAAAATTGAAGGTGCGGGATATTCATACTATACAAAACTATCAAATATTTCTTCTGGAAAATTAAAAGAGTTATTTTTAGAACTTGCTAACGAGGAAAGGGAACATGCAAAAATATTTGAAGATATATTAAAAGAACATGAAGATGAAAACCTAAATTTAAACGAAGAGGAAATCGGATATTTAAAAGCTTTTGCAGATGATATTATATTTCCAAAATTAAATATCGACAAGATTCCACAAAGTATAAAGGAAGCTTTAAAACTTGCAATAGAAGTTGAAAAAGATTCTATTATATTCTACAATGATATAAAAATGCTCATTTTAAATAACGATGCACTGGAAAAAATTATTGAAGAAGAAAAAAAACACATGAAAAAGCTAACTCTAAAATTAAATGAAAACGATACATTTGATATGTACAGTGAAGGTAGTAAGATTTAGATTATAATTAGTGGTACAAAGAGTTCTTCGTAAGAAAGAGAACCATGCATTCCCTTGAGTTTTTGTTCTCCACCTGTGTAGGTATAAGTAAACGAATAGTTATCTTTACAAATAAGCACATAATCTCCTATCCGGTGCACCGTTTCAGGGTGCGCCTTTCCTATACCAAAATATCCTTCCATTAAACACTCTTTAGATGGATAGATTTCAAATTTTCCAGAGTATTTTTCCTCCATATATTCTAGAAACCTTTCCTTTTTATTTTTTTGTACATAAAAATACATCATCCTCATCTCACCTGCTGGTGGAATCTTTAGGAATTTTAATAATTCACTCCCCATAAACTTATTTTTTTCATTTGGTGTGGTAATCATACCATGATCAGCCAATATAAATATTCTTGTTTTCTTGTCTGCATTTAATTTTTTAAACCATTCTAATATATACTTTGCCTCATATTCATATGAATCACTATCTGGTCCCATCTTGTGGCCTATCCCATCTATAGTTCCATAATATGTAAATAAAATTCCCTTAAAATCTTTTCTTAACATTCTTTCCAACTTTACAAGCATATCTAGTGTGGAATAATAAGTTAACACATTGGCGTTATTTTGTATGAGAAAAGAAAGCCCGGAATTTGCAATATTTTGAGCGGTAAGCACTCCACCATATAAACCTTCTTTTTTTAAAAGTTGAAAAACGTTTGGAAGTCTTTTGATATTTTTCTTTACAAGGGTTGCAAAACTATTTTCACTCATCCCTGGAAAACTAAAATCTATCATATTAACCAATGTTCCTATTTCACGTAAAAATTGGACGTATCCTAAAAGACCATGTTCTTTTGGTGTAAGCCCGGTCATAATACTCGTAACAGCTGCAACTGTTGTAGTGGGGAAAACACTACTTAATCTTGTGTAATTTTCAAAAATTACACCTAATTCTTTAAATTTTTTAAAACCCAAACTATCCAATATAACTACTATGATCTTTTCTTTTTTTTCAAGAAATGGGAAAAGATATTCCTCCATTTCCTTAAATTCATGATATGGAGAAACACCAAAGTGTTTCAATAAGACATTTACAAAAGACACAATACTCTTTTCATATACGGGTTTCATATACCTACCTCCAAAAAACAAATCCCCGGCTTTATTTCTCAAAAAACCGGGGATAATTTCAACTATCCTTTTACCGAACCCTTTGTCAAACCACCAACAAGATACTTTTGCATCGAAAGGAAGAGTATTACCATTGGGAGCATTCCTACAAGTGCCGCAGCTGAGAAAAGTCCCCATTCAGTCTCAAATGGCCCTGTTGAGAATGTCCAAAGTCCTACCGCATAAGTGTACTTTTCTACATCCTGGAGAATTATTTTTGCCAAAACAAATTCGTTAAATGTTCCCATAAAGGTTAATATTACCACAACAGACAATATAGGAGATGCAAGTGGAATAACTATTCTCCAAAATGTC
This genomic window from Thermosipho affectus contains:
- a CDS encoding ferritin-like domain-containing protein; amino-acid sequence: MTTSELLGVALKIEGAGYSYYTKLSNISSGKLKELFLELANEEREHAKIFEDILKEHEDENLNLNEEEIGYLKAFADDIIFPKLNIDKIPQSIKEALKLAIEVEKDSIIFYNDIKMLILNNDALEKIIEEEKKHMKKLTLKLNENDTFDMYSEGSKI
- a CDS encoding alkaline phosphatase family protein → MKPVYEKSIVSFVNVLLKHFGVSPYHEFKEMEEYLFPFLEKKEKIIVVILDSLGFKKFKELGVIFENYTRLSSVFPTTTVAAVTSIMTGLTPKEHGLLGYVQFLREIGTLVNMIDFSFPGMSENSFATLVKKNIKRLPNVFQLLKKEGLYGGVLTAQNIANSGLSFLIQNNANVLTYYSTLDMLVKLERMLRKDFKGILFTYYGTIDGIGHKMGPDSDSYEYEAKYILEWFKKLNADKKTRIFILADHGMITTPNEKNKFMGSELLKFLKIPPAGEMRMMYFYVQKNKKERFLEYMEEKYSGKFEIYPSKECLMEGYFGIGKAHPETVHRIGDYVLICKDNYSFTYTYTGGEQKLKGMHGSLSYEELFVPLIII